A genomic region of Stigmatopora nigra isolate UIUO_SnigA chromosome 16, RoL_Snig_1.1, whole genome shotgun sequence contains the following coding sequences:
- the pomp gene encoding proteasome maturation protein, which yields MNFSTLRNIQGLHAPLKLQMEYRAAKQIQRLPFLPSSNLALDILRGTDESIGFEDILNDPTLSEMMGEPHVMLESKLGLF from the exons ATGAATTTCTCTACCCTCAGAAACATCCAGGGGCTCCATGCCCCACTTAAATTGCAGATGGAATATCGGGCAGCTAAACAG ATCCAGCGTCTTCCTTTCTTGCCGAGCTCCAACCTTGCGCTGGACATACTGAGAGGCACTGATGAATCCATCGGCTTTGAGGACATCCTTAATG acCCAACACTGAGTGAAATGATGGGTGAGCCACATGTGATGTTGGAAAGCAAACTGGGATTATTTTAG